Proteins from a single region of Thunnus maccoyii chromosome 23, fThuMac1.1, whole genome shotgun sequence:
- the plxna4 gene encoding plexin-A4 isoform X4, with amino-acid sequence MTSLTRTWTCFFVCCFLSTLALPVTSQTVVQAPQAHSSGSQVITASLQEEEYASFHAENPEWTFNHLAVDYRNGNVYLGAVNRIYKLSPGLEVQVSHETGPDEDNRKCYPPRIVQPCSEPLTLTNNVNKMLLMDYRENRLLACGSLYQGICKLLRLDDLFKLGEPFHKKEHYLSGVNESGSVFGVIVSYGNASPDMLFVATAVDGKPEYFPTISSRKLARNSEEDGMFAYVFHDEFVASMIKIPSDTFTVIPDFDIYYIYGFASGNFVYFLTLQPEMGGGPTTGSSSAGREQVYTSKIVRLCKADTAFNSYVEVPIGCISGNVEYRLLEAAYLSKAGAILARSLDVAPDDDVLFAVFSKGQKRRPRQASQDSALCVFSLRKINEKIKERLQSCYKGEGTLDLAWLKVKDIPCSSALLTIDDDFCGLDMNAPLGVSEMVRGKPLFSDAVDKMTSVIAYVYKNHSLVFVGTKSGRVKKSSPCRTSPCCHGNRGRAEPCNRGM; translated from the exons ATGACGTCCCTCACCAGGACATGGACCTGCTTTTTTGTATGCTGCTTCCTGTCCACTTTGGCGCttcctgtgacatcacaaacagTGGTGCAAGCCCCACAGGCTCACAGTTCTGGCTCCCAAGTGATCACAGCGTCTCTTCAGGAGGAGGAGTATGCATCATTTCATGCTGAGAACCCTGAATGGACATTCAACCATCTGGCGGTGGACTATCGCAATGGTAATGTTTATTTAGGAGCCGTCAATCGCATCTACAAACTGTCCCCGGGTTTGGAGGTCCAGGTGTCCCATGAGACCGGCCCGGATGAAGACAACCGCAAGTGCTACCCACCACGGATCGTCCAGCCCTGCAGTGAGCCACTGACACTCACCAACAATGTCAACAAGATGCTTCTGATGGACTATCGGGAGAATCGGCTACTGGCATGTGGCAGTCTCTACCAGGGTATCTGCAAACTCCTTCGCCTAGATGACCTCTTCAAACTTGGAGAGCCCTTTCACAAGAAGGAGCACTACCTCTCTGGTGTCAATGAGAGTGGCTCTGTGTTTGGTGTCATTGTTTCATATGGCAATGCCTCTCCGGACATGCTGTTTGTAGCCACAGCAGTAGACGGCAAGCCAGAGTACTTCCCTACCATCTCCAGTCGCAAGTTGGCCAGAAACTCAGAGGAGGATGGCATGTTTGCCTATGTCTTCCATGATGAGTTTGTGGCCTCAATGATTAAGATCCCTTCAGACACCTTCACTGTTATCCCAGATTTTgacatatattacatttatggCTTTGCCAGTGGAAACTTTGTCTACTTCCTGACTTTGCAGCCTGAAATGGGGGGTGGGCCAACCACCGGGTCCTCTTCTGCAGGTCGAGAACAGGTGTACACCTCCAAGATAGTCCGCCTCTGTAAGGCAGACACTGCCTTCAACTCCTATGTAGAGGTGCCCATTGGATGCATTAGTGGCAACGTTGAGTACCGATTACTTGAGGCTGCTTACCTGTCCAAAGCTGGTGCTATCCTGGCACGCTCACTAGATGTGGCGCCAGATGATGACGTCCTATTCGCTGTATTCTCGAAAGGCCAGAAGAGACGTCCACGACAGGCATCCCAGGACTCTGCACTGTGTGTCTTTTCTCTGCGGAAGATCAACGAGAAAATTAAGGAGAGGCTGCAGTCCTGCTACAAAGGAGAGGGCACACTGGACCTGGCATGGCTCAAAGTCAAAGATATTCCCTGCAGCAGTGCG CTCTTGACCATTGACGACGACTTCTGCGGCCTCGACATGAACGCGCCATTGGGTGTGTCTGAGATGGTGCGTGGCAAGCCTCTTTTCTCCGACGCCGTTGACAAAATGACCTCCGTCATCGCCTACGTCTACAAGAACCACTCACTGGTCTTCGTGGGCACAAAGAGTGGACGAGTGAAGAAG
- the plxna4 gene encoding plexin-A4 isoform X3 yields MTSLTRTWTCFFVCCFLSTLALPVTSQTVVQAPQAHSSGSQVITASLQEEEYASFHAENPEWTFNHLAVDYRNGNVYLGAVNRIYKLSPGLEVQVSHETGPDEDNRKCYPPRIVQPCSEPLTLTNNVNKMLLMDYRENRLLACGSLYQGICKLLRLDDLFKLGEPFHKKEHYLSGVNESGSVFGVIVSYGNASPDMLFVATAVDGKPEYFPTISSRKLARNSEEDGMFAYVFHDEFVASMIKIPSDTFTVIPDFDIYYIYGFASGNFVYFLTLQPEMGGGPTTGSSSAGREQVYTSKIVRLCKADTAFNSYVEVPIGCISGNVEYRLLEAAYLSKAGAILARSLDVAPDDDVLFAVFSKGQKRRPRQASQDSALCVFSLRKINEKIKERLQSCYKGEGTLDLAWLKVKDIPCSSALLTIDDDFCGLDMNAPLGVSEMVRGKPLFSDAVDKMTSVIAYVYKNHSLVFVGTKSGRVKKGVKEARRQGQTKKGYGQKGEERKRRDW; encoded by the exons ATGACGTCCCTCACCAGGACATGGACCTGCTTTTTTGTATGCTGCTTCCTGTCCACTTTGGCGCttcctgtgacatcacaaacagTGGTGCAAGCCCCACAGGCTCACAGTTCTGGCTCCCAAGTGATCACAGCGTCTCTTCAGGAGGAGGAGTATGCATCATTTCATGCTGAGAACCCTGAATGGACATTCAACCATCTGGCGGTGGACTATCGCAATGGTAATGTTTATTTAGGAGCCGTCAATCGCATCTACAAACTGTCCCCGGGTTTGGAGGTCCAGGTGTCCCATGAGACCGGCCCGGATGAAGACAACCGCAAGTGCTACCCACCACGGATCGTCCAGCCCTGCAGTGAGCCACTGACACTCACCAACAATGTCAACAAGATGCTTCTGATGGACTATCGGGAGAATCGGCTACTGGCATGTGGCAGTCTCTACCAGGGTATCTGCAAACTCCTTCGCCTAGATGACCTCTTCAAACTTGGAGAGCCCTTTCACAAGAAGGAGCACTACCTCTCTGGTGTCAATGAGAGTGGCTCTGTGTTTGGTGTCATTGTTTCATATGGCAATGCCTCTCCGGACATGCTGTTTGTAGCCACAGCAGTAGACGGCAAGCCAGAGTACTTCCCTACCATCTCCAGTCGCAAGTTGGCCAGAAACTCAGAGGAGGATGGCATGTTTGCCTATGTCTTCCATGATGAGTTTGTGGCCTCAATGATTAAGATCCCTTCAGACACCTTCACTGTTATCCCAGATTTTgacatatattacatttatggCTTTGCCAGTGGAAACTTTGTCTACTTCCTGACTTTGCAGCCTGAAATGGGGGGTGGGCCAACCACCGGGTCCTCTTCTGCAGGTCGAGAACAGGTGTACACCTCCAAGATAGTCCGCCTCTGTAAGGCAGACACTGCCTTCAACTCCTATGTAGAGGTGCCCATTGGATGCATTAGTGGCAACGTTGAGTACCGATTACTTGAGGCTGCTTACCTGTCCAAAGCTGGTGCTATCCTGGCACGCTCACTAGATGTGGCGCCAGATGATGACGTCCTATTCGCTGTATTCTCGAAAGGCCAGAAGAGACGTCCACGACAGGCATCCCAGGACTCTGCACTGTGTGTCTTTTCTCTGCGGAAGATCAACGAGAAAATTAAGGAGAGGCTGCAGTCCTGCTACAAAGGAGAGGGCACACTGGACCTGGCATGGCTCAAAGTCAAAGATATTCCCTGCAGCAGTGCG CTCTTGACCATTGACGACGACTTCTGCGGCCTCGACATGAACGCGCCATTGGGTGTGTCTGAGATGGTGCGTGGCAAGCCTCTTTTCTCCGACGCCGTTGACAAAATGACCTCCGTCATCGCCTACGTCTACAAGAACCACTCACTGGTCTTCGTGGGCACAAAGAGTGGACGAGTGAAGAAG